The following proteins come from a genomic window of Nocardioides albertanoniae:
- a CDS encoding SDR family NAD(P)-dependent oxidoreductase, translating to MKRTLVTGGTRGIGAAIARRLAADGHSLVLGYLADSEAAASTRDSVRELGAACEIVRADITTDAGIAELFEAAGPITGVVNNAGATYRYAPLVDTPADEIRTTYAVNLVGPTLVARAAVAAMTGAGGVIVNISSGAATLGSPGEYVHYAAAKAGIDALTKGLGLEVASLGIRVVAVAPGLTETDLHASTGDPDRIERMAPQIPLGRASSPDEVAEAVAWLMSEKAGYVTATTLRVAGGR from the coding sequence GTGAAACGCACTCTCGTCACCGGTGGCACCCGCGGCATCGGCGCCGCCATCGCTCGTCGGCTCGCCGCCGACGGCCACTCGCTGGTGCTCGGCTATCTGGCCGACTCCGAGGCGGCCGCGTCGACGCGTGACTCGGTGCGGGAGCTCGGAGCCGCCTGCGAGATCGTGCGCGCCGACATCACCACCGACGCCGGCATCGCCGAGCTGTTCGAGGCCGCCGGCCCGATCACCGGCGTGGTCAACAACGCCGGCGCGACCTACCGCTACGCGCCCCTGGTCGACACGCCTGCCGACGAGATCCGGACGACGTACGCCGTCAACCTGGTCGGCCCGACGCTGGTCGCCCGCGCGGCGGTGGCTGCCATGACCGGTGCGGGAGGCGTGATCGTCAACATCTCCTCGGGCGCCGCCACGCTCGGCTCGCCGGGTGAGTACGTGCACTACGCCGCCGCGAAGGCAGGCATCGACGCTCTTACGAAGGGGCTCGGGCTCGAGGTCGCGAGCCTGGGGATCCGGGTGGTCGCGGTCGCGCCCGGGCTCACCGAGACCGACCTGCACGCCTCCACCGGCGACCCCGACCGGATCGAGCGGATGGCGCCGCAGATCCCGCTCGGTCGCGCGTCCTCACCCGACGAGGTCGCGGAGGCGGTCGCGTGGCTGATGAGCGAGAAGGCCGGCTACGTCACCGCGACGACGCTGCGGGTGGCCGGCGGCCGGTGA
- a CDS encoding ABC transporter substrate-binding protein, which yields MSRRTRTTAYLLAAIAVAGSLTACGGDPLDSGSDSGSGSGSDTIVVGSANFPESELLMEMYAQALEAEGVKVETKPNIGSREVYMEAFKSGDIDLLPEYNGGLLSYLKGGELPEGVSSPDDVYDALQDVLPKGSETLPQSAAEDKDSLTVTKETAEKYSLTSVEDLAPVAKDLTLGASPEFKERPQGVPGLEKVYGVTFKGFTPTDPGGPLTIAALKKGSVDVANVFTTDSAIPTNDWVVLEDPKSLFLAQNIVPLIQSDALSDEAETALNSVSEALTTDNLTDALAKVQVDKADPATVAKEFLSDNGVN from the coding sequence ATGTCCCGCAGAACCCGCACCACCGCGTACCTGCTCGCGGCCATCGCCGTGGCAGGCTCCCTGACCGCCTGCGGCGGCGACCCGCTCGACTCCGGCTCGGACTCCGGCTCGGGCTCCGGCAGCGACACGATCGTCGTCGGCTCGGCCAACTTCCCCGAGAGCGAGCTGCTCATGGAGATGTACGCCCAGGCCCTCGAGGCCGAGGGCGTGAAGGTCGAGACCAAGCCCAACATCGGCTCGCGCGAGGTCTACATGGAGGCGTTCAAGAGCGGTGACATCGACCTGCTGCCCGAATACAACGGCGGCCTGCTGTCCTACCTGAAGGGCGGCGAGCTCCCCGAGGGTGTCTCCTCGCCCGACGACGTCTACGACGCGCTCCAGGACGTGCTCCCGAAGGGCAGCGAGACGCTGCCACAGTCGGCCGCGGAGGACAAGGACTCGCTGACGGTGACCAAGGAGACCGCCGAGAAGTACTCGTTGACCAGCGTCGAAGACCTCGCGCCGGTGGCCAAGGACCTCACCCTCGGTGCCAGCCCGGAGTTCAAGGAGCGCCCCCAGGGCGTGCCCGGCCTGGAGAAGGTCTACGGCGTCACCTTCAAGGGTTTCACCCCGACCGACCCCGGCGGTCCGCTGACCATTGCCGCCCTGAAGAAGGGCTCCGTCGACGTCGCCAACGTCTTCACGACCGACTCGGCGATCCCGACCAACGACTGGGTCGTCCTGGAGGACCCGAAGAGCCTCTTCCTCGCCCAGAACATCGTCCCGCTGATCCAGTCGGACGCCCTCAGCGACGAGGCCGAGACCGCCCTCAACTCGGTCTCCGAGGCCCTGACCACCGACAACCTCACCGATGCTCTGGCGAAGGTGCAGGTCGACAAGGCCGACCCCGCCACCGTCGCCAAGGAGTTCCTCTCCGACAACGGCGTCAACTGA
- a CDS encoding ABC transporter permease encodes MSLDYLLDPTNWAFASPDGFPQRILEHLGYTALALLIAAVIAFPIGLLIGHTGRGALVAINLGNAGRALPTLGVLMLALGLIGIGLVPVTIALVVLAIPPVLASTYAGIRSVADETVDAARGVGMTEVQIAWRVEVPIALPLLIGGLRNASLQVVSTASIAAYAGLGGLGRYLFDGLATLQYDQVVAGAIVLAALAVAIDLVLAGAQRLLVSPGVDGRSAGDRPSTTETAPAEPISAAT; translated from the coding sequence ATGAGCCTCGACTACCTGCTCGACCCCACCAACTGGGCGTTCGCGAGCCCCGACGGCTTCCCGCAGCGCATCCTCGAGCATCTCGGCTACACGGCCCTGGCCCTGCTGATCGCCGCTGTGATCGCCTTCCCGATCGGCCTGCTCATCGGCCACACCGGACGCGGCGCCCTGGTCGCCATCAACCTCGGCAACGCCGGCCGCGCGCTGCCGACGCTCGGTGTGCTGATGCTCGCGCTCGGCCTGATCGGGATCGGACTGGTGCCGGTGACCATCGCCCTGGTCGTGCTCGCCATCCCGCCCGTGCTCGCCTCGACGTACGCAGGCATCCGATCGGTCGCCGACGAGACCGTCGACGCGGCCCGCGGGGTGGGCATGACCGAGGTGCAGATCGCCTGGCGCGTCGAGGTCCCGATCGCGCTGCCGCTCCTCATCGGAGGGCTGCGCAACGCGTCGCTCCAGGTCGTCTCGACCGCATCCATCGCTGCGTACGCAGGGCTGGGCGGCCTCGGCCGCTATCTCTTCGACGGCCTGGCGACGCTGCAGTACGACCAGGTGGTCGCGGGCGCGATCGTGCTCGCCGCGCTCGCGGTCGCGATCGACCTGGTGCTCGCCGGCGCCCAACGTCTCCTGGTCTCTCCCGGGGTCGACGGCCGCAGCGCCGGCGATCGCCCGTCGACGACCGAGACGGCGCCCGCCGAGCCGATCAGCGCCGCCACCTGA
- a CDS encoding NADP-dependent oxidoreductase, which translates to MSDQNTQILLRARPVGEPTADDYSIVTTEVPTPGDGEVLLRTRYLSLDPYMRGRMSDAKSYAAPTEIGDVMPGATVAEVVESRDPSRAVGDVVLAYGGWQGYSVAPAKQTRPLDPDAAPISTALGVLGMPGFTAYAGLTQIGQPKPGETVVVAAATGPVGATVGQIAKILGCRAVGIAGGPEKVAHLDELGFDAALDHRAPDFKEQLKAAVPDGIDVYFENVGGHVWDAVLPLLNKFARVPVCGLVAHYNDTSAPEGPNRAPALMSNILTRSLLIRGFIQDEFAADHQRNFLTQAAGWIADGKLRYREDVTEGLENAPEAFNRMLRGQNFGKTVIKVS; encoded by the coding sequence ATGAGCGACCAGAACACCCAGATCCTGCTCCGTGCCCGCCCGGTCGGCGAGCCGACCGCCGACGACTACTCGATCGTCACCACCGAGGTGCCGACGCCCGGAGACGGAGAGGTGCTGCTGCGCACGAGATATCTCTCGCTCGACCCCTACATGCGCGGCCGGATGAGCGATGCGAAGTCGTACGCAGCGCCGACCGAGATCGGCGACGTGATGCCCGGCGCCACGGTGGCCGAGGTCGTCGAGTCGCGCGACCCGTCGCGTGCGGTGGGCGATGTCGTGCTGGCCTACGGCGGCTGGCAGGGCTACTCGGTGGCCCCGGCCAAGCAGACCAGGCCGCTCGACCCGGACGCGGCACCGATCTCCACCGCCCTCGGAGTGCTCGGCATGCCTGGCTTCACCGCGTACGCCGGACTGACCCAGATCGGCCAGCCCAAGCCCGGTGAGACCGTCGTGGTGGCCGCCGCGACCGGGCCGGTCGGAGCGACCGTCGGGCAGATCGCGAAGATCCTCGGTTGCCGCGCGGTCGGCATCGCCGGCGGCCCGGAGAAGGTCGCCCACCTCGACGAGCTCGGCTTCGACGCCGCCCTCGACCACCGTGCGCCCGACTTCAAGGAGCAGCTGAAGGCGGCAGTGCCCGACGGCATCGACGTCTACTTCGAGAACGTCGGCGGGCACGTGTGGGACGCGGTGCTGCCGCTGCTCAACAAGTTCGCCCGAGTGCCGGTCTGCGGTCTCGTCGCGCACTACAACGACACCTCGGCGCCGGAGGGCCCCAACCGCGCACCCGCGCTGATGAGCAACATCCTCACCAGGTCGCTGCTGATCCGGGGGTTCATCCAGGACGAGTTCGCCGCCGACCACCAGCGCAACTTCCTCACCCAGGCCGCCGGCTGGATCGCCGACGGCAAGCTTCGCTATCGCGAGGACGTCACCGAGGGGCTCGAGAACGCTCCCGAGGCGTTCAACCGGATGTTGCGGGGGCAGAACTTCGGGAAGACCGTGATCAAGGTCAGTTGA
- a CDS encoding lytic transglycosylase domain-containing protein: protein MSKASRHVWMTALAGIGPRVVAAVALIATFAVMAPEEGRLDTGRHPGLPDPGALQDPLGVAGSMGGVRDLTTADSVKLAADASELSIPPVALAAYQRSSTVLNDADTSCRIDWALVAAIGMVESNHGRHGGSELGPNGTAEPAIIGVALDGKDGRAEIRDTDRGLYDHDTVYDRAVGPMQFLPSTWTYAGADGDGDNRRDPQDIDDAAVAGAAYLCAGTEDVSTDAGARTAVFRYNQSQTYVDTVLQIAEKYRNGEFPGSAVVDGGTPSTVEPTASPLPPKTVRADKPAAPAPSETPKAAPAPEMPEATLKDSKGPEPSESADVSDEEKGEEENNGGDQGSTTPTPTPTPTPTPTDPPVTEEPEEPTVEEKCEAAVRVMYPTIVPTTTPESSQPSATPSAVPEEPLFDRIVDLCVDSFPDSAAALPEEIDEFLRALAGDDAWAELPDPVSLAE from the coding sequence GTGAGCAAGGCATCGCGGCATGTCTGGATGACGGCGCTCGCGGGCATCGGGCCCCGAGTCGTCGCCGCTGTCGCGTTGATCGCCACCTTCGCCGTCATGGCCCCCGAGGAGGGCCGGCTCGACACCGGCCGGCACCCCGGTCTGCCCGACCCGGGCGCGCTGCAGGACCCGCTCGGCGTCGCGGGCTCGATGGGCGGCGTGCGAGACCTGACCACGGCCGACTCCGTGAAGCTGGCCGCCGATGCATCGGAGCTGTCGATCCCGCCGGTCGCCCTGGCCGCCTACCAGCGCTCGTCCACGGTGCTCAACGACGCCGATACCTCGTGCCGCATCGACTGGGCGCTGGTCGCCGCGATCGGCATGGTCGAGAGCAACCACGGTCGCCACGGCGGCAGCGAGCTCGGCCCCAACGGCACCGCCGAGCCGGCGATCATCGGCGTGGCGCTCGACGGCAAGGACGGGCGCGCCGAGATCCGCGACACCGACCGCGGCCTCTACGACCACGACACCGTCTACGACCGTGCGGTCGGCCCGATGCAGTTCCTCCCCTCGACCTGGACCTACGCCGGGGCCGACGGCGACGGCGACAACCGCCGCGACCCGCAAGACATCGACGACGCCGCGGTCGCGGGCGCCGCCTACCTCTGCGCCGGCACCGAAGACGTCAGCACCGACGCCGGCGCCCGCACCGCCGTCTTCCGCTACAACCAGAGCCAGACGTACGTCGACACGGTGCTGCAGATCGCCGAGAAGTATCGCAACGGCGAGTTCCCCGGCTCGGCGGTCGTCGACGGTGGAACGCCCTCGACGGTCGAGCCCACGGCTTCCCCGCTGCCTCCCAAGACCGTGCGCGCCGACAAGCCGGCCGCCCCGGCACCGAGCGAGACGCCCAAGGCTGCGCCGGCCCCGGAGATGCCGGAGGCGACGCTCAAGGACAGCAAGGGTCCGGAGCCGTCGGAGTCGGCGGATGTCAGCGATGAGGAGAAGGGTGAGGAGGAGAACAACGGCGGGGATCAGGGGAGCACAACCCCAACGCCTACGCCTACTCCCACCCCGACGCCGACCGATCCGCCGGTCACGGAGGAGCCCGAAGAGCCCACAGTCGAGGAGAAGTGTGAGGCGGCGGTGCGAGTCATGTACCCGACCATCGTCCCCACGACCACGCCCGAGTCCAGCCAACCGAGCGCTACACCTTCTGCTGTCCCGGAGGAACCGCTGTTCGACCGAATCGTCGACCTGTGCGTTGACAGCTTCCCGGACTCGGCGGCTGCACTGCCGGAGGAGATTGACGAGTTCCTACGGGCTCTTGCAGGTGATGATGCATGGGCGGAGCTCCCAGACCCTGTGTCACTGGCTGAGTGA
- a CDS encoding amidohydrolase: MKGTVDLHQHLWPPAMIEELRRRREPPHLDGWTLHTDGEAPFAVDPATHDLARRAEQESGLTLLSLSSPLGIETLAPDDAQDLLDAWHGLADDLPAGFGLWASPALVQPDLDGLAETLGHDRIHGLQVPATALATPAAVESLTPVLAVAEQAGLPVLVHPGPAPTTRTGTTAEQPAWWPALTSYVAQQSAAWHAWHVAGRSLLPTLRIAFVGLAGLAPLHHERLAQRGGSLGAIDRHVYYETSSYGTQAIDALSRVVGVDPLVNGSDRPYAEATDPDLGAALSHAIFVANPHHLLNGGDR; this comes from the coding sequence ATGAAAGGCACGGTGGACCTGCATCAGCATCTGTGGCCACCGGCCATGATCGAGGAGCTGCGCCGTCGGCGCGAGCCGCCCCACCTCGACGGCTGGACGCTTCACACCGACGGCGAGGCACCCTTCGCAGTCGACCCGGCCACCCACGACCTCGCCCGTCGCGCGGAGCAGGAGAGCGGGCTCACGCTGCTCTCCCTCTCCAGCCCGCTGGGCATCGAGACGCTTGCGCCGGACGATGCGCAGGACCTGCTCGACGCCTGGCACGGTCTCGCCGACGACCTGCCTGCCGGCTTCGGTCTCTGGGCCTCACCGGCACTGGTCCAGCCCGACCTCGACGGTCTCGCAGAGACCCTCGGGCACGACCGCATCCATGGTCTCCAGGTGCCCGCGACCGCGTTGGCGACACCGGCCGCCGTCGAGTCGCTCACCCCGGTGCTCGCTGTGGCCGAGCAGGCCGGCCTGCCCGTGCTGGTGCACCCCGGACCGGCCCCGACCACCCGCACCGGCACCACGGCGGAGCAGCCGGCGTGGTGGCCCGCCCTGACGTCGTACGTCGCCCAGCAGAGCGCCGCATGGCACGCCTGGCATGTCGCGGGCAGGTCGCTGCTGCCGACCCTCCGGATCGCGTTCGTGGGCCTGGCCGGGCTCGCTCCGCTGCACCACGAGCGGCTCGCCCAACGAGGCGGGAGCCTCGGCGCGATCGACCGGCACGTCTACTACGAGACCTCGTCCTACGGCACCCAGGCGATCGACGCCCTCTCGCGCGTCGTCGGCGTCGACCCGCTGGTCAACGGCTCGGACCGGCCCTACGCCGAGGCGACCGACCCCGACCTCGGCGCCGCCCTGAGCCACGCGATCTTCGTCGCCAACCCACACCACCTGCTCAACGGAGGAGACCGATGA
- a CDS encoding alpha/beta fold hydrolase, whose translation MDLGSHNIGGPRDVGHFRDQESFARFAEAYSAAFEKMPPMRVQDVETSYGRLRAYWFGDADDVPIVLLPGSGAATPMWWDHLHDLAGLGHPVVAVEPIGQAGASRQTAPIKHADHATRWFTEALEALAPEGAHVIGASLGGWLGLQTAVRSPERFRSLTVIDPPSVFARLSPTFLALGIGSSIRFLPSSVRRWMFDTIIGLGPSDADDPDAVLAMAAFDTFGLRLPPPSGLTDDDLAGVAVPVLALIGGRSRVHAPDKAAQRARLMPGATVEVWATAGHVLNAAYPIRFAAAVGKHITGRRPPAASSR comes from the coding sequence ATGGATCTCGGAAGCCACAACATCGGCGGGCCCCGCGACGTCGGGCACTTCCGCGACCAGGAGTCGTTCGCGCGGTTCGCGGAGGCCTACTCGGCCGCCTTCGAGAAGATGCCGCCGATGCGGGTGCAGGACGTGGAGACGAGCTATGGACGCCTACGGGCCTACTGGTTCGGCGACGCCGACGACGTCCCGATCGTCCTCCTGCCCGGCAGCGGCGCGGCGACCCCGATGTGGTGGGACCACCTCCACGACCTGGCCGGCCTCGGCCATCCGGTGGTCGCCGTCGAGCCGATCGGCCAGGCCGGGGCGAGCCGCCAGACCGCACCCATCAAGCACGCCGACCACGCGACCCGCTGGTTCACGGAGGCGCTCGAAGCCCTCGCCCCGGAGGGCGCGCACGTGATCGGAGCCAGCCTCGGTGGCTGGCTGGGCCTGCAGACGGCCGTACGCTCCCCGGAGCGGTTCCGCTCGCTGACTGTCATCGATCCGCCGAGCGTCTTCGCCCGGCTCAGCCCGACCTTCCTGGCGCTCGGCATCGGCTCCTCGATCCGGTTCCTGCCGAGCTCCGTGCGCCGCTGGATGTTCGACACCATCATCGGCCTCGGCCCCTCGGACGCCGACGATCCGGACGCCGTCCTCGCCATGGCGGCGTTCGACACCTTCGGGCTGCGGCTGCCGCCTCCGTCCGGCCTCACCGACGACGACCTGGCAGGGGTCGCGGTGCCGGTGCTGGCGCTGATCGGCGGGCGCAGCCGCGTCCACGCCCCGGACAAGGCAGCTCAGCGCGCCCGGCTGATGCCCGGCGCGACCGTCGAGGTGTGGGCGACGGCCGGCCATGTGCTCAACGCCGCCTACCCGATCCGGTTCGCCGCGGCCGTGGGCAAGCACATCACCGGCCGCCGGCCACCCGCAGCGTCGTCGCGGTGA
- a CDS encoding cysteine dioxygenase gives MTITEPTVDTVLNAVDLPDLAGRTLAPGELRDWVDRLAERPDLWHHLVRHDTGGRHYVSLYRDKDIDVWLLCWNTVDDTGWHDHDISSGAVAVTRGSVFEQQPRFGGDPVRREVGSGRSFGFGPDHIHRMSGAVDGSVSIHAYSPPLWRMGQYSISDDGVMRRVSVSYADELRPLEE, from the coding sequence ATGACCATCACCGAACCGACCGTCGACACCGTGCTGAACGCCGTCGACCTCCCCGACCTCGCCGGACGTACGCTCGCTCCTGGCGAGCTCCGGGACTGGGTCGACCGTCTCGCCGAGCGCCCCGACCTCTGGCACCACCTCGTGCGCCACGACACCGGCGGACGCCACTACGTCTCGCTCTACCGGGACAAGGACATCGACGTCTGGCTGCTGTGCTGGAACACCGTCGACGACACCGGCTGGCACGACCACGACATCTCCTCCGGCGCGGTCGCCGTCACCCGTGGCTCGGTCTTCGAGCAGCAGCCGAGGTTCGGCGGCGACCCCGTGCGGCGCGAGGTCGGCTCGGGGCGCAGCTTCGGGTTCGGCCCCGACCACATCCACCGGATGAGCGGCGCGGTCGACGGCTCCGTATCGATCCATGCCTACTCGCCGCCGCTGTGGCGGATGGGGCAGTACTCCATCAGCGACGACGGCGTGATGCGCCGCGTCTCGGTCTCCTACGCCGACGAGTTGCGCCCGCTGGAGGAATGA
- a CDS encoding glycerophosphodiester phosphodiesterase family protein, with the protein MRPQVVAHRGASHDIAEHTLAAYVAALDAGADALECDVRLTMDGHLVCVHDRHLRRIGAQGLVSEMTLAELQAIDFAAWKGDVRSGVTVDPDPDMRGVLTLHRLLRTVHDYDRHVEVAIETKHPTRYGGLTEGRLVDVLGDFGWAGPGGPVRVMSFSFTALQRVERLAPGVPLVQLVDRAANWSLLRHVIGEDWWLGAGIDMLTAHPKLARRLAQKGRNLHVYTVNTEEQLKLCLDLQVQSLITDRPGFLLGLLGR; encoded by the coding sequence ATGAGGCCCCAGGTCGTCGCGCATCGCGGCGCCAGTCATGACATCGCCGAGCACACCCTGGCCGCGTACGTCGCAGCGCTCGACGCGGGCGCCGACGCCCTGGAGTGCGACGTACGTCTGACGATGGACGGACACCTCGTCTGCGTCCACGACCGTCACCTGCGTCGTATCGGCGCCCAGGGGCTGGTCTCGGAGATGACGCTCGCCGAGCTGCAGGCGATCGACTTCGCGGCGTGGAAGGGCGATGTCCGCTCCGGGGTCACGGTCGATCCGGACCCCGACATGCGTGGCGTGCTGACCCTGCACCGGCTGCTGCGGACCGTCCACGACTACGACCGCCACGTCGAGGTGGCCATCGAGACCAAGCACCCGACCCGCTACGGCGGGCTGACCGAGGGCCGGCTCGTCGACGTGCTCGGTGACTTCGGCTGGGCCGGCCCGGGCGGTCCGGTGCGGGTGATGAGCTTCTCGTTCACGGCGCTGCAGCGCGTCGAGAGACTGGCCCCCGGCGTACCTCTCGTGCAGCTCGTCGACCGCGCCGCCAACTGGTCGCTCCTGCGGCATGTGATCGGTGAGGACTGGTGGCTCGGCGCGGGCATCGACATGCTCACCGCGCACCCCAAGCTCGCCCGGAGGCTGGCGCAGAAGGGCCGCAACCTCCACGTCTACACCGTCAACACCGAGGAGCAGCTCAAGCTCTGTCTCGACCTGCAGGTGCAGTCGTTGATCACCGACCGGCCGGGGTTCCTGCTGGGGCTGCTGGGGCGCTGA
- a CDS encoding ABC transporter permease yields the protein MTELWHYLETNLDDVLSALVEHVWLALLPVAIAFLLALPLGALVHRYRPARHLALTTGSVVYTVPSLALLLLLPGLLGTSVLDPTNVVIALTLYSLALLVRTTADGLDAVDTTVLQAATAMGYRPARRWFSVQLPLAMPVILTGLRVATVANVSMVSVAALIGIGGLGQLFTRGFQLGFYLPPIVIGLVLSVALAVVADMLIVVVQRGLTPWARAGAR from the coding sequence ATGACCGAGCTCTGGCACTACCTCGAGACCAACCTCGACGACGTGCTCTCCGCACTCGTCGAGCACGTCTGGCTCGCTCTGCTCCCGGTCGCGATCGCCTTCCTCCTGGCACTACCGCTGGGTGCTCTGGTGCACCGCTACCGCCCGGCGCGCCACCTGGCGCTCACCACCGGAAGCGTGGTCTACACGGTGCCGTCGCTCGCGCTGCTCCTGCTCCTCCCGGGCCTTCTCGGCACCAGCGTCCTCGACCCGACCAACGTGGTCATCGCCCTGACGCTCTACTCGCTGGCCCTGCTCGTACGCACCACCGCCGACGGCCTCGACGCCGTCGACACCACCGTCCTCCAGGCCGCGACCGCGATGGGATATCGCCCCGCACGTCGCTGGTTCTCTGTGCAGCTGCCGCTGGCGATGCCGGTCATCCTGACCGGCCTGCGGGTGGCGACCGTCGCCAACGTCAGCATGGTCAGCGTCGCCGCCCTGATCGGCATCGGCGGCCTCGGCCAGCTCTTCACCCGTGGCTTCCAGCTCGGCTTCTACCTGCCCCCGATCGTGATCGGGCTCGTGCTCTCGGTCGCGCTCGCGGTCGTCGCCGACATGCTCATCGTCGTGGTGCAGCGCGGGCTGACTCCGTGGGCGAGAGCGGGTGCCCGATGA
- a CDS encoding ABC transporter ATP-binding protein — protein MAVIEFDGVTKRYPDGTVAVDDLSMKVGTGQITVFVGPSGCGKTTALRMINRMIQPTSGRILIDGDDVTTRPEAQLRREIGYVIQGAGLFPHRTVLDNVATVPVLQGTTRREARQAALGLLERVGLPATLAKRYPAQLSGGQQQRVGVARALAADPPVLLMDEPFSAVDPVVRDDLQQELLRLQGELGKTIVLVTHDIDEAIRLGDEVAVFAEGARLAQFASPADLLAAPADDFVASLVGRDRGFRGLSFADGDQIALKPTDHEVDGLRLETDADGRPLGWRGAEGLLPTEGSFSDGASLRAVTDLVILSPAGAAVRVDADGRADGLVLLEDIAGDVRARQRERLTALVVATPATAHSDNPPPAKASE, from the coding sequence GTGGCTGTGATCGAGTTCGACGGCGTCACCAAGCGCTATCCCGACGGCACCGTGGCCGTCGACGACCTCTCCATGAAGGTCGGCACCGGGCAGATCACGGTCTTCGTGGGGCCCTCGGGCTGCGGCAAGACGACGGCGCTGCGGATGATCAACCGGATGATCCAGCCGACCTCGGGCCGGATCCTGATCGACGGTGACGACGTCACCACCCGACCGGAGGCCCAGCTGCGCCGAGAGATCGGCTACGTCATCCAGGGCGCAGGACTGTTCCCGCACCGCACGGTGCTCGACAACGTCGCAACCGTGCCGGTCCTGCAGGGCACCACCCGACGCGAGGCACGCCAGGCGGCGCTCGGCCTGCTCGAGCGCGTCGGGCTGCCGGCCACCCTGGCCAAGCGCTACCCGGCTCAGCTCTCGGGCGGGCAGCAGCAGCGCGTCGGCGTCGCCCGTGCGCTCGCGGCCGACCCGCCGGTGCTGCTCATGGACGAGCCGTTCTCTGCCGTCGACCCGGTCGTGCGCGACGACCTCCAGCAGGAGCTGCTCCGACTCCAGGGCGAGCTCGGCAAGACGATCGTGCTGGTCACCCACGACATCGACGAGGCGATCCGTCTGGGCGACGAGGTCGCGGTCTTCGCCGAAGGCGCCAGGCTGGCCCAGTTCGCCTCGCCCGCCGACCTCCTTGCCGCCCCGGCCGACGACTTCGTGGCCTCGCTCGTCGGTCGCGACCGCGGCTTCCGGGGCCTCTCCTTCGCCGACGGCGACCAGATCGCGCTCAAGCCGACCGACCACGAGGTCGACGGCCTCAGGCTCGAGACCGACGCCGACGGTCGCCCGCTCGGCTGGCGCGGCGCCGAGGGGCTCCTGCCCACCGAGGGCAGCTTCAGCGACGGAGCGAGCCTGCGAGCCGTCACCGACCTGGTCATCCTCTCGCCCGCCGGCGCCGCCGTGCGGGTCGACGCCGACGGCCGCGCCGACGGCCTGGTCCTGCTCGAGGACATCGCCGGCGACGTACGCGCACGGCAGCGTGAGCGGCTGACCGCCCTCGTCGTGGCGACGCCGGCCACGGCACACTCCGACAACCCGCCTCCCGCGAAGGCTTCCGAATGA
- a CDS encoding DUF5926 family protein, whose translation MAKKSRVKNRQAAAAPADGPNPRAACPCGSGKRYKACHGAAGGAFVGRPFEGLPGECDLVALRELVPSATVSLQVKGHESTPVTLGTLLPGAAPAMSRDSGEVWAGLQVQHNYGDVSRDVAAALLLALEARAAGESGIFGLTAAPGDGPRLQDLVADSELAVTVHEGFDWWIADVEDKADLEHALEHANESVLPTARLTSVEAAYWTSVGSKEHLRWVMPEPEDALLTALARLHVAGDDVIVPDARFVGMFRAHGLLAPVWDLPVGTGAEALEEPAVAFKKLLDDALADDSEITPEVRSARAGLANRQVTIR comes from the coding sequence GTGGCCAAGAAGTCCCGAGTGAAGAACCGTCAGGCGGCTGCGGCCCCGGCGGACGGTCCCAACCCGCGCGCGGCGTGCCCGTGCGGGTCCGGCAAGCGTTACAAGGCGTGCCACGGTGCTGCCGGCGGCGCCTTCGTGGGGCGCCCGTTCGAGGGCCTGCCCGGCGAGTGCGACCTGGTCGCGCTGCGCGAGCTGGTGCCCTCGGCGACGGTGTCGCTCCAGGTGAAGGGCCACGAGTCGACGCCGGTGACCCTGGGTACGCTGCTGCCCGGCGCGGCGCCGGCGATGTCGCGTGACTCGGGCGAGGTCTGGGCCGGGCTGCAGGTGCAGCACAACTACGGCGACGTCTCGCGTGACGTCGCGGCCGCGCTGCTCCTCGCTCTGGAGGCGCGTGCCGCGGGCGAGTCCGGCATCTTCGGTCTCACCGCCGCTCCGGGCGACGGCCCCCGGCTGCAGGACCTGGTGGCCGACTCCGAGCTGGCCGTCACCGTCCACGAGGGCTTCGACTGGTGGATCGCCGACGTCGAGGACAAGGCCGACCTGGAGCACGCACTCGAGCACGCCAACGAGTCGGTGCTGCCGACCGCCCGCCTGACCTCCGTCGAGGCCGCCTACTGGACCTCGGTCGGCTCCAAGGAGCACCTGCGCTGGGTGATGCCCGAGCCCGAGGACGCCCTGCTCACCGCCCTCGCGCGACTGCATGTGGCCGGCGACGACGTGATCGTTCCCGACGCCCGTTTCGTCGGCATGTTCCGTGCCCACGGTCTGCTCGCACCCGTCTGGGACCTGCCGGTCGGCACCGGCGCCGAGGCGCTCGAGGAGCCGGCGGTGGCGTTCAAGAAGCTGCTCGACGACGCCCTCGCCGACGACTCCGAGATCACCCCCGAGGTGCGCTCGGCCCGCGCCGGGCTCGCCAACCGTCAGGTCACCATCCGCTGA